In Desulfovibrio sp. Fe33, one DNA window encodes the following:
- a CDS encoding TIGR03960 family B12-binding radical SAM protein: protein MKELLPILPRPSRYIGSEWGAVFKDPSKVTVRCALAFPDMYEVGMSYLGQKILAQALNARPEFWAERVFTPDEEAGAVLREHGVPLATLESDTPLGEMDVIGFSLTHELCYTNILYMLDLAGIPFRSADREAPFPLIVAGGGAAFNAEPMAPFFDAMVIGDGEEAMPQVLSTVERAKKENLSKGELLSALAEIPGLYIPSFFEDQGRDKPLKPLREGYETVEKAVVDDLNRAPFPTGQVIPFGAIHDRLTMEIARGCTRGCRFCQAGMIYRPVRERSLDGLNDILTHGLAETGYEETSMLSLSTGDFSGLDSLFTRSFDKCAAEQIAISLPSLRVGSLSAPIMERISSIRRTGATIAPEAGSQRLRDVINKGVDEEGLLEHVRLLFENGWQGVKLYFMIGLPTETDEDLDAILDLCLKVRDAAGRHIKRLQVTAAVSPFVPKPHTPFQWEPQIPLDEIYRRIAHLRNIFRPHKRISIKYHEPEMTSLEGVFSRGDRRLAEVVERAYAKGALFSSWKDHLRLEPYREAMDEAGLDWNEYTGPRDPEGPLPWDHLSSGLTKRFLLKERERALGGKITNDCRYGACRNCGVCQFDGRVSTLKNQAKYKDIRPRLVFHKRDQEGEQPPYTVEKPDLTGKAAHYRIWYEKTGPAAFLSQLELQAVFERAFRRAVLPMTFSAGFHPMPRLSFGKALPVGVESRCEWINVFLREDFTPEEVVDRLARNAPRGIVPFKAERLSLGRKQSQAVEEVYTLRFVGEDERRKAQWRAFMAADNHFIEKTTKKGKPKQVDLRPMVREAVETGDELTLVLDWREQYMSPLALCFAVMEDAGPLDFALMKTEQRFESEPDETA, encoded by the coding sequence ATGAAAGAATTATTGCCTATCCTCCCCCGCCCCTCCCGCTACATCGGCAGCGAATGGGGGGCCGTGTTCAAGGACCCGAGCAAGGTGACCGTACGGTGCGCCCTGGCCTTTCCCGACATGTACGAGGTGGGCATGTCCTACCTCGGCCAGAAAATCCTGGCCCAGGCCCTCAACGCCCGGCCGGAATTCTGGGCCGAACGGGTCTTCACGCCCGATGAGGAGGCCGGAGCCGTCCTGCGCGAGCATGGAGTTCCGCTGGCCACCCTGGAATCGGACACCCCGCTGGGGGAGATGGACGTCATCGGCTTCAGCCTGACCCACGAGCTTTGCTACACCAACATTCTGTACATGCTCGATCTGGCAGGCATCCCCTTCCGCAGCGCGGACAGGGAGGCCCCTTTCCCGCTCATCGTGGCGGGCGGAGGCGCGGCCTTCAACGCCGAGCCCATGGCCCCGTTCTTCGACGCCATGGTCATCGGCGACGGCGAGGAGGCCATGCCGCAGGTCCTTTCCACCGTGGAACGCGCCAAGAAGGAAAATCTTTCCAAGGGGGAACTGCTTTCCGCCCTGGCCGAAATTCCCGGCCTCTACATCCCGTCGTTCTTCGAGGACCAGGGACGCGACAAGCCGCTGAAGCCGTTGCGCGAGGGATACGAGACAGTGGAAAAGGCCGTGGTCGACGACCTCAACCGCGCGCCCTTCCCCACGGGCCAGGTCATTCCCTTTGGAGCCATCCACGACAGGCTGACCATGGAAATCGCCCGGGGCTGCACTCGCGGCTGCCGGTTCTGCCAGGCGGGCATGATCTACCGTCCGGTCCGAGAACGGTCCCTTGATGGCCTGAACGACATCCTGACCCACGGACTGGCCGAAACCGGGTACGAGGAAACCTCCATGCTGTCGCTGTCCACCGGCGACTTCTCCGGCCTGGATTCCCTCTTCACCCGCAGCTTCGACAAATGCGCGGCCGAACAGATCGCCATTTCCCTGCCGTCCCTGCGTGTAGGCTCCCTTTCCGCGCCGATCATGGAGCGAATCTCGTCAATCCGGCGCACGGGCGCGACCATCGCTCCCGAGGCCGGCAGCCAGCGGTTGCGCGACGTCATCAACAAGGGCGTGGACGAGGAAGGCCTCCTGGAGCACGTCCGGCTGCTCTTCGAGAACGGCTGGCAGGGCGTGAAGCTCTATTTCATGATCGGCCTGCCCACCGAGACGGACGAGGACCTGGATGCCATTCTGGACCTTTGCCTCAAGGTGCGCGACGCTGCCGGACGGCACATAAAGAGGCTCCAGGTCACGGCGGCAGTCTCACCTTTCGTGCCCAAGCCGCATACCCCGTTCCAGTGGGAGCCGCAGATTCCCCTGGACGAAATATATCGGCGCATCGCCCATCTGCGAAATATCTTCCGCCCGCACAAACGTATTTCCATCAAGTACCACGAGCCGGAAATGACTTCGCTGGAAGGCGTGTTCTCGCGCGGCGACCGGCGGCTGGCCGAGGTCGTGGAGCGGGCCTACGCAAAGGGCGCGCTCTTCTCCAGTTGGAAAGATCACCTGCGCCTCGAACCGTACCGCGAGGCCATGGACGAGGCCGGACTCGACTGGAATGAATACACCGGCCCGCGCGACCCGGAAGGCCCCCTGCCCTGGGACCACCTGTCCAGCGGGCTGACCAAACGGTTTCTGCTCAAGGAGCGCGAACGCGCCCTTGGCGGGAAGATCACCAATGACTGCCGCTACGGGGCATGTCGCAACTGCGGCGTCTGCCAGTTCGACGGACGGGTTTCCACCCTGAAAAACCAGGCGAAATACAAGGATATCCGCCCGAGGCTGGTCTTCCACAAACGGGACCAGGAAGGCGAGCAGCCGCCCTACACCGTCGAGAAGCCCGACCTGACCGGCAAAGCCGCCCACTATCGCATCTGGTACGAAAAGACCGGCCCCGCCGCATTTCTCAGCCAACTGGAGTTGCAGGCCGTATTCGAACGGGCCTTCAGACGGGCCGTGTTGCCCATGACTTTCTCGGCCGGGTTCCATCCCATGCCCAGACTCTCCTTCGGCAAGGCGCTGCCGGTGGGCGTGGAAAGCCGCTGCGAGTGGATCAACGTATTCCTGCGCGAAGACTTCACGCCGGAAGAAGTGGTCGACAGGCTCGCCCGAAACGCGCCCAGGGGAATCGTCCCGTTCAAGGCGGAGCGGCTGTCCCTGGGACGCAAGCAGTCCCAGGCCGTGGAGGAAGTCTATACGCTGCGTTTCGTCGGCGAAGACGAACGCCGCAAGGCGCAATGGCGGGCGTTCATGGCCGCCGACAATCATTTTATCGAAAAAACGACCAAGAAGGGCAAACCCAAGCAGGTGGACCTGCGGCCCATGGTTCGCGAAGCGGTCGAAACCGGAGACGAGCTGACTCTGGTGCTCGACTGGCGGGAACAATACATGAGCCCGCTGGCCCTGTGCTTCGCCGTCATGGAGGACGCGGGCCCGCTGGACTTCGCCCTGATGAAGACCGAACAGCGTTTCGAATCGGAACCGGACGAAACGGCCTAA
- a CDS encoding sodium/solute symporter: MELGYQIPVTALILIGCMLAFTVVTTFMFRSQKTSADYYLAGRKVNSFINASAISSDYLSAASFLGVAGVAFLFGFDGIIYALGFFVGYIALLLFLASPLRKFGRYTVPDFVSERFHSKPARVLGVIGVLFISLFYMAPQMLGAGKVMGLLLNLDYATSIIIIACIITFYVTVGGMKATTVNQLVQFWILFGAMFLLAFIPFMVKGYTYADVVRFLHEFKGPAPITGKEFDGAAYTSPAYWLTSLKDTLSLLLALMFGTAGLPHILVRFYTAPDGKAARKTVIYVLFLIGMFYIMSPYVGHVIRYIFLNGEAMGVSPHLMQWLADNGKNLAVPVAGSYFGGQVLLGIVVAGAFAAILSTVAGLIIACAGAIGHDLVVNVFNPNMPERSRVMVARVASVGVGLLGIPLGFWAESMQIAILVGLAFAIAASTFFPVLVMGVWWPKMTKNGACAGLVTGIVGSFFMILGKDMLPHFLQYNNPGGFVMVLTFIAIYVASKMEYAAKGEAAIPPDTMEVMALLHGPEKA; encoded by the coding sequence ATGGAACTCGGATACCAAATACCGGTCACAGCCCTGATCCTCATCGGGTGCATGTTGGCCTTCACGGTGGTCACCACCTTCATGTTCCGCAGCCAGAAAACCTCGGCCGACTATTACCTCGCCGGACGCAAGGTCAATTCCTTCATCAACGCCTCGGCGATCTCCTCGGACTACCTGTCCGCGGCCTCCTTCCTCGGCGTGGCGGGCGTGGCCTTCCTCTTCGGTTTCGACGGCATCATCTACGCGCTGGGCTTCTTCGTTGGCTACATCGCCCTGCTCCTCTTCCTGGCCAGCCCCCTGCGCAAATTCGGGCGGTACACCGTGCCCGACTTCGTCTCGGAGCGGTTCCACTCCAAACCGGCCCGCGTCCTCGGGGTCATCGGCGTGCTCTTCATCTCCCTCTTCTACATGGCCCCGCAGATGCTCGGCGCGGGCAAGGTCATGGGGCTCCTGCTCAACCTCGACTACGCCACATCGATCATCATCATCGCCTGCATCATCACCTTCTACGTCACCGTGGGCGGAATGAAGGCGACCACCGTCAACCAGCTTGTCCAATTCTGGATTCTGTTCGGAGCCATGTTCCTGCTGGCCTTCATCCCCTTCATGGTAAAAGGCTACACCTACGCCGACGTGGTCAGGTTCCTGCATGAATTCAAAGGCCCCGCGCCCATCACCGGCAAGGAATTCGACGGTGCGGCCTACACCAGCCCGGCCTACTGGCTGACCAGTCTCAAGGACACGCTTTCCCTGCTCCTCGCGCTCATGTTCGGCACGGCCGGGCTGCCCCACATCCTGGTGCGGTTCTACACCGCCCCCGACGGCAAGGCCGCCCGCAAGACCGTCATCTACGTGCTGTTCCTCATCGGCATGTTCTACATCATGAGCCCCTATGTGGGCCACGTCATCCGCTACATCTTCCTCAACGGCGAAGCCATGGGCGTGTCTCCGCACCTCATGCAGTGGCTGGCCGACAACGGCAAGAACCTCGCCGTGCCCGTGGCGGGCTCCTACTTCGGCGGGCAGGTCCTCCTGGGCATCGTGGTGGCCGGAGCCTTCGCCGCCATCCTGTCCACCGTGGCCGGATTGATAATCGCCTGCGCCGGGGCCATCGGCCACGACCTCGTGGTCAACGTCTTCAATCCGAACATGCCCGAACGCTCGCGCGTCATGGTCGCCCGCGTGGCCTCCGTCGGAGTGGGGCTGCTCGGCATTCCGCTCGGCTTCTGGGCCGAATCCATGCAGATCGCCATCCTCGTGGGACTGGCCTTCGCCATCGCCGCCTCCACCTTCTTCCCGGTCCTGGTCATGGGCGTCTGGTGGCCGAAAATGACCAAGAACGGAGCCTGCGCCGGACTTGTCACCGGCATCGTCGGCTCATTCTTCATGATTCTGGGCAAGGACATGCTGCCGCACTTCCTGCAATACAACAATCCCGGCGGATTCGTCATGGTCCTGACCTTCATCGCCATCTACGTGGCCTCCAAGATGGAATATGCCGCCAAGGGCGAAGCCGCGATCCCGCCGGACACCATGGAAGTCATGGCCCTGCTCCACGGCCCCGAAAAAGCTTAA
- a CDS encoding putative nucleotidyltransferase substrate binding domain-containing protein, with protein MILNGEIPVNGESGVPDGLFAELRVMAREGKLTGLGRTRLDLVGEWLDHGMSAEETCKRLTLFNREVASAVLEAHALEFPWLSQCTFMEFGSGGRGEMVLGSDQDNGLLIPVKVDEGEVDDCTQSIVMALDGAGLPLCDGGVMVSNAEWRGDFDTWLSRLTGWLSNPAEKGPWQSGLILDFQPVFGAEEEVGRLRERLWEHVRTKPIALSLLVSELTAYRLPLTLFGAFITEREGPWHGWLNIKNSVLAHLTNSARILALKHGVRPHNTCDRIRALADAGHIAANHGSSLLDGWEYLQRKRLDIGLDCDRNGLPPHNYVNPTALDRIEQLRLKAAIHAVEKFVRLVQAGSGL; from the coding sequence ATGATTTTGAACGGAGAAATCCCCGTGAACGGCGAATCGGGCGTCCCGGACGGCCTTTTCGCCGAATTGCGCGTCATGGCGCGCGAGGGCAAGCTGACCGGCCTCGGCCGGACCCGGCTTGATCTCGTCGGGGAATGGCTCGACCATGGGATGTCCGCCGAGGAGACCTGCAAGCGGCTGACCCTATTCAACCGAGAAGTGGCCTCCGCCGTGCTGGAAGCTCATGCCCTGGAGTTTCCATGGCTTTCGCAGTGCACCTTCATGGAGTTCGGCTCGGGCGGCCGCGGGGAGATGGTGCTCGGCTCCGACCAGGACAACGGGCTGCTCATTCCCGTCAAGGTGGACGAGGGCGAGGTGGACGACTGTACCCAATCCATTGTCATGGCTCTGGACGGCGCGGGGCTGCCCCTGTGCGACGGCGGGGTCATGGTCAGCAACGCCGAGTGGCGCGGCGACTTCGACACATGGCTGTCCAGGTTGACCGGCTGGCTTTCCAATCCCGCCGAGAAGGGACCGTGGCAGTCCGGCCTGATCCTCGATTTCCAGCCGGTGTTCGGCGCGGAGGAGGAGGTCGGGCGGCTGCGCGAGAGGTTGTGGGAGCACGTGCGCACCAAGCCTATCGCGCTGTCTCTGCTGGTCAGTGAACTGACGGCCTACCGCCTGCCCCTGACCCTGTTCGGGGCGTTTATCACCGAGCGGGAAGGGCCGTGGCACGGCTGGCTGAACATCAAAAATTCAGTCCTGGCTCATCTGACCAACAGCGCGCGCATCCTTGCGCTCAAGCACGGCGTTCGCCCGCATAATACCTGCGACCGCATCCGGGCCTTGGCCGATGCCGGGCACATCGCCGCCAATCACGGCAGTTCTCTCTTGGACGGCTGGGAATATCTCCAGCGCAAGCGGCTCGATATCGGGCTGGACTGCGACCGGAACGGATTGCCGCCCCACAACTATGTGAATCCCACAGCATTGGATCGGATCGAGCAGCTCCGGCTCAAGGCCGCCATCCATGCGGTGGAGAAATTCGTCAGACTGGTCCAGGCCGGTTCCGGCCTTTGA
- a CDS encoding glycosyltransferase family 9 protein — protein sequence MNVLIVNLTRFGDLIQTQPVIAGFKSRGHAVGLVCLANFAPAARLLEGVDRVFPLSGAALLAELDADWRLAVRDAAEFRRSVFAGFPPDETVNLTPSVSSRLLAYALTPESGRTTGFTVDEFGFNADTSSWAAFLQMAGANRGASPFNVCDLFRRAAGLGREGNESSLARPDGQAFARADELLAGREGPGGFAAVQLGASEDRRRWPVDHFINTARLLSERDGLTPVLLGTKGERGLAERFAAGSDFPFVDCVGRTSLTELAAVLTRCRLLLTNDTGTMHLAAGLDVPLCAVFLATAQPWDTGPYRAGDICLEPDMDCHPCEFGEACATGEACRRAVTPEAMYACAASLLRGCEPKPAPGSRLWRTRTGYDGFMELESLSGHDATDRAVWIGLQRAHFRSFLDGGDAVRTGLGLRLGPAFKSDLSKTLTSARDMLFLLTRQGALLRVNPRPQAKTKFLASWQRVQNILSSNNHLKVLSLLLMFESQRRGGDLDSLLAVAERHLRLLSALLDDMA from the coding sequence GTGAATGTTTTGATTGTCAATTTGACCCGCTTTGGTGATCTCATCCAGACCCAGCCCGTGATCGCCGGTTTCAAGAGCCGGGGCCATGCCGTGGGGCTGGTCTGCCTGGCCAACTTCGCTCCGGCGGCCCGCCTGCTCGAAGGCGTGGACCGGGTATTTCCCCTTTCCGGCGCGGCGCTGCTCGCGGAGCTGGACGCCGATTGGCGTCTGGCCGTACGGGATGCCGCCGAGTTCAGGCGGAGCGTGTTCGCCGGGTTCCCGCCGGACGAGACCGTCAACCTGACGCCGTCGGTTTCCTCCCGGTTGCTTGCCTATGCCCTGACGCCGGAATCCGGGCGTACCACCGGTTTCACCGTGGACGAATTCGGCTTCAACGCGGATACTTCATCCTGGGCCGCATTTTTGCAAATGGCCGGGGCCAATCGTGGAGCCAGCCCGTTCAACGTTTGCGACCTTTTTCGCCGGGCCGCCGGGCTCGGCCGCGAGGGGAACGAATCCTCCCTGGCCAGGCCGGATGGGCAGGCGTTTGCCCGGGCCGACGAATTGCTTGCGGGCCGGGAGGGGCCGGGAGGCTTCGCCGCCGTGCAGTTGGGAGCCAGCGAAGACCGTCGCCGTTGGCCTGTGGACCATTTCATTAATACGGCCCGGCTGCTTTCTGAGCGTGACGGCCTGACGCCGGTGCTGCTCGGGACCAAAGGCGAGAGGGGATTGGCGGAACGTTTTGCCGCAGGTTCGGATTTTCCCTTTGTGGACTGCGTCGGCCGAACTTCCTTGACCGAACTGGCCGCCGTCCTGACCCGTTGCAGGCTGCTTTTGACCAACGACACGGGGACCATGCATCTGGCCGCCGGACTGGACGTGCCTCTGTGCGCGGTCTTTCTGGCCACGGCCCAACCCTGGGATACGGGCCCGTACCGGGCGGGCGATATCTGTCTGGAGCCGGACATGGACTGCCATCCTTGCGAATTCGGCGAAGCCTGCGCCACCGGGGAGGCGTGCCGCAGGGCCGTCACCCCGGAGGCGATGTATGCCTGCGCCGCATCCCTGTTGCGCGGCTGCGAACCGAAGCCCGCGCCGGGCTCGCGCCTGTGGCGCACGAGGACCGGCTACGACGGGTTCATGGAACTCGAATCACTTTCCGGCCACGACGCCACGGACAGGGCCGTGTGGATAGGGCTTCAGCGGGCGCATTTCCGTTCCTTCCTGGACGGCGGCGATGCCGTGCGGACCGGCCTTGGACTTCGGCTCGGTCCGGCCTTCAAGTCGGACTTGTCCAAAACTTTGACGAGCGCCAGGGACATGCTTTTCCTGCTCACCAGACAGGGCGCGCTCCTGCGGGTGAACCCACGGCCTCAGGCCAAGACCAAGTTCCTGGCCTCATGGCAACGGGTGCAGAATATTCTTTCGTCAAACAATCACTTGAAAGTATTGTCGTTATTGTTGATGTTCGAGAGCCAGCGACGGGGCGGCGACCTCGACTCCCTGCTGGCTGTGGCGGAGCGCCATTTGAGGCTTCTTTCCGCGCTGCTGGATGACATGGCATGA